The Pogona vitticeps strain Pit_001003342236 chromosome 6, PviZW2.1, whole genome shotgun sequence genome contains a region encoding:
- the LOC110081860 gene encoding histone H4, with translation MSGRGKGGKGLGKGGAKRHRKVLRDNIQGITKPAIRRLARRGGVKRISGLIYEETRGVLKVFLENVIRDAVTYTEHAKRKTVTAMDVVYALKRQGRTLYGFGG, from the coding sequence ATGTCTGGTCGTGGAAAGGGCGGAAAAGGTCTGGGGAAAGGAGGCGCCAAAAGGCATCGGAAGGTGCTTCGTGATAATATCCAAGGTATTACTAAGCCTGCTATCCGTCGTTTGGCTCGACGTGGAGGAGTAAAGCGTATTTCAGGCTTGATCTACGAGGAGACGCGTGGTGTGCTGAAGGTTTTTCTGGAGAATGTGATTCGCGATGCAGTGACTTACACTGAGCATGCTAAGCGGAAGACTGTGACTGCCATGGATGTTGTGTATGCTCTGAAGCGGCAGGGCCGCACCTTGTACGGCTTTGGGGGTTAA
- the LOC110081855 gene encoding histone H1, translating into MSETAPEAPVAAAPPAKAPAKKAKKPAGASKPRKASGPSVTELLTKAVAASKERNGVSLAALKKALAAAGYDVEKNNSRIKLGLKSLVGKGTLVQTKGTGASGSFKLNKKQHDTKDKVAKKKPAAVKSKKTPAKKPAAAAKKPKKPAAKKSPKKPAKKPAGGAKKSAAAKSPKKAKPKKAAAAKSPAKAVKAKPKAKPKTPKAKVAKPKKAAPKKK; encoded by the coding sequence ATGTCCGAGACGGCTCCCGAGGCTCCGGTGGCGGCAGCGCCGCCCGCTAAGGCGCCGGCCAAGAAAGCCAAGAAGCCGGCGGGCGCCTCCAAGCCGCGCAAGGCCTCGGGCCCCAGCGTGACCGAGCTGCTCACCAAGGCGGTGGCCGCCTCCAAGGAGCGCAACGGGGTCTCGCTGGCCGCCCTCAAGAAAGCCCTGGCCGCCGCCGGCTACGACGTCGAGAAGAACAACAGCCGCATCAAGCTGGGCCTCAAGAGCCTCGTCGGCAAAGGCACCCTCGTCCAGACCAAGGGCACCGGCGCCTCGGGCTCCTTCAAGCTCAACAAGAAGCAGCACGACACCAAGGACAAGGTGGCCAAGAAGAAGCCCGCCGCTGTCAAGAGCAAGAAGACCCCCGCCAAGAAGCCGGCCGCCGCCGCCAAAAAGCCCAAGAAACCAGCCGCCAAGAAGAGCCCCAAGAAGCCGGCCAAGAAGCCCGCCGGGGGCGCCAAGAAGTCCGCCGCTGCCAAGAGCCCCAAGAAGGCCAAGCCCAAGAAGGCGGCTGCTGCCAAGAGCCCGGCCAAGGCTGTCAAGGCTAAGCCCAAAGCTAAGCCCAAGACGCCCAAGGCCAAGGTGGCCAAGCCCAAGAAGGCTGCGCCCAAGAAGAAGTGA
- the LOC110081858 gene encoding histone H3, which yields MARTKQTARKSTGGKAPRKQLATKAARKSAPATGGVKKPHRYRPGTVALREIRRYQKSTELLIRKLPFQRLVREIAQDFKTDLRFQSSAVMALQEASEAYLVGLFEDTNLCAIHAKRVTIMPKDIQLARRIRGERA from the coding sequence atggCCAGAACCAAGCAGACTGCTCGTAAGTCTACCGGTGGGAAAGCTCCGCGGAAGCAGCTTGCCACGAAGGCCGCGCGTAAAAGCGCACCAGCTACCGGCGGTGTGAAGAAGCCCCATCGCTATCGCCCTGGTACCGTCGCTCTCCGAGAGATCCGGCGTTACCAGAAATCGACTGAGCTTCTGATCCGGAAGCTGCCTTTCCAGCGCCTGGTGCGCGAGATTGCTCAAGATTTCAAGACTGATCTGCGCTTCCAAAGCTCTGCCGTCATGGCTCTGCAGGAAGCCAGCGAAGCTTACTTGGTAGGTCTCTTTGAAGACACCAACCTGTGTGCCATCCATGCCAAGAGAGTCACGATCATGCCCAAGGACATCCAGCTGGCTCGCC
- the LOC110081857 gene encoding histone H3 — MARTKQTARKSTGGKAPRKQLATKAARKSAPATGGVKKPHRYRPGTVALREIRRYQKSTELLIRKLPFQRLVREIAQDFKTDLRFQSSAVMALQEASEAYLVGLFEDTNLCAIHAKRVTIMPKDIQLARRIRGERA, encoded by the coding sequence ATGGCTCGTACCAAGCAGACCGCCCGTAAATCTACCGGTGGAAAAGCTCCCCGGAAGCAGCTGGCTACAAAGGCTGCCCGGAAAAGTGCTCCAGCTACCGGCGGCGTTAAAAAGCCTCATCGCTACCGCCCGGGTACTGTGGCTTTGCGGGAAATCCGGCGCTATCAGAAATCCACAGAGCTCTTGATCCGCAAATTGCCTTTCCAGCGTTTGGTGCGCGAGATCGCCCAGGACTTCAAAACTGACCTGCGCTTCCAGAGCTCGGCGGTGATGGCCCTGCAAGAAGCCAGCGAGGCTTACTTGGTGGGTCTTTTCGAGGACACCAATCTCTGTGCCATCCACGCTAAACGGGTCACTATCATGCCGAAAGATATACAGCTCGCCCGGCGCATCCGCGGAGAAAGAGCTTAA
- the LOC110081861 gene encoding histone H4 — protein MSGRGKGGKGLGKGGAKRHRKVLRDNIQGITKPAIRRLARRGGVKRISGLIYEETRGVLKVFLENVIRDAVTYTEHAKRKTVTAMDVVYALKRQGRTLYGFGG, from the coding sequence ATGTCTGGTCGTGGAAAAGGCGGGAAGGGTCTGGGCAAAGGGGGCGCCAAGAGACATCGCAAGGTGCTTCGAGATAACATCCAGGGCATTACTAAGCCTGCTATCCGGCGCTTGGCTCGTCGCGGAGGGGTGAAGCGCATTTCTGGCTTGATCTACGAGGAGACCCGTGGCGTCTTGAAAGTGTTTTTGGAGAACGTGATCCGCGACGCCGTGACCTACACGGAGCATGCCAAGCGAAAGACCGTCACGGCCATGGACGTTGTGTATGCTTTGAAGCGCCAAGGCCGGACCCTTTATGGTTTTGGTGGCTAA